In Silene latifolia isolate original U9 population chromosome 3, ASM4854445v1, whole genome shotgun sequence, a single window of DNA contains:
- the LOC141649227 gene encoding uncharacterized protein LOC141649227: MAALRDHNRPNHNDACNSISFGTLDTNNFEMHPTQVGLIEKDSFSGSIEEDAHAHLRKLKNTVAMKKWNGFSEDTLRLMLFPFSLTSKADRWLNVHPPNTFTTWDALAKAFLAKYQIHTLQQEDGEYLGEAWDRYKYLIASYPH, encoded by the coding sequence ATGGCGGCCTTACGTGACCATAACCGCCCTAACCACAATGACGCTTGTAATTCGATTAGTTTTGGCACATTGGACACAAACAACTTCGAAATGCATCCGACTCAAGTTGGCTTGATTGAGAAGGATAGTTTTAGTGGGAGTATTGAAGAAGATGCTCATGCTCATCTACGGAAGTTAAAAAACACGGTTGCCATGAAGAAGTGGAATGGATTCTCCGAAGACACATTGAGGTTGATGTTATTCCCATTTTCTCTTACGAGTAAAGCAGATCGTTGGTTGAATGTGCATCCTCCTAACACATTTACTACATGGGATGCCTTAGCTAAGGCGTTCTTAGCCAAGTATCAAATCCACACATTGCAACAAGAAGATGGAGAGTACTTGGGTGAGGCATGGGATAGATATAAATACCTAATTGCTAGTTATCCTCACTAG
- the LOC141649228 gene encoding uncharacterized protein LOC141649228 → MAMEEACSAILLNKMPSKCGDSGSLSIPCVVGGVPISRALCDLGASVGVLPLKVAKKVGIYDLIPTSMTLQLVDRSIKRPLGMLEDVPVKVGKYLIPTDFIVLDIPEESHTPIILGRPFLATGGVFIDARDGRLTFRILDDLVEFNLPKLVKGPKLSRVCTIEAIDQVV, encoded by the coding sequence ATGGCTATGGAGGAGGCATGTAGTGCCATACTCTTAAACAAAATGCCAAGTAAGTGTGGTGATTCGGGGAGTTTATCCATCCCATGTGTAGTTGGAGGTGTCCCGATTAGTAGAGCTCTATGTGACCTAGGGGCAAGTGTGGGTGTTCTCCCCTTGAAAGTTGCAAAGAAAGTTGGCATTTATGATCTTATCCCAACAAGTATGACTCTTCAATTGGTGGATAGATCCATCAAACGCCCCTTAGGGATGCTTGAGGATGTACCCGTCAAGGTTGGAAAATATTTAATTCCCACCGATTTtatcgtcttagatatccccgaggAAAGCCACACCCCCATCATCCTTGGTAGGCCCTTCTTGGCTACCGGAGGAGTCTTTATAGACGCGAGAGATGGGCGGCTAACCTTTAGGATATTGGATGACCTTGTTGAATTTAACCTTCCTAAGCTTGTGAAAGGTCCAAAGTTATCCCGAGTGTGCACCATTGAAGCTATTGATCAAGttgtttga